A single region of the Anaerolineae bacterium genome encodes:
- a CDS encoding Arginine/ornithine antiporter ArcD, which yields MNERAGAQISRRAFLQSALILFLMMMMAGGLTLLLPAGEYQRTIVEGRQVIDPQSYRQVERPVYPFWRWFLAPIEVLGGPDQLTLVVIIVFILMVGSGFAVLDKCGILQAGLGQLIGRFQNQKYLLLALISLFFMSLGAFFGIFEEVVPLVPLMVALAYLLGWDSLVGLGMSILATNIGFSAAITNPFTIGVAQRIAELPPFSGAAFRAIVFLSMYVIFIVFLLRYARRIERNPHSSLIYQEDQGFRQRFQSLEISHLRMTAPRLGVAMAVFGVFLLLILLVLMAAPFVPALSDFSLPLVGLLFLIGSGSAGISSGAGWKTVRSALSEGVGGIAPGIPLILMAASVKFIVAQGKVMDTILYRASQSLGAVSPFEAALWVYGLALLLEFFIASGSAKALLVMPILLPLADLLGVTRQVTVTAYCFGDGFSNLAYPTNPVLLICLGLTVVSYPRWIRWTAGLWLGIGIVSVVFLAIAVAIGLGPF from the coding sequence CGAATACCAGCGTACCATAGTCGAAGGTCGTCAGGTCATTGATCCGCAATCCTATCGTCAGGTCGAGCGCCCCGTTTATCCATTCTGGCGCTGGTTTCTGGCGCCGATTGAAGTATTGGGTGGTCCAGATCAATTAACGTTAGTGGTGATTATCGTCTTTATTTTGATGGTTGGCAGTGGCTTTGCTGTGTTGGATAAGTGCGGTATCCTTCAAGCCGGGTTGGGGCAATTAATTGGGCGTTTCCAGAACCAGAAATATCTGCTCCTGGCTTTGATTTCGCTGTTCTTTATGAGCCTGGGAGCGTTTTTTGGCATTTTTGAGGAGGTGGTGCCGTTGGTGCCCTTGATGGTAGCGCTGGCTTATCTGTTGGGTTGGGATTCCCTGGTAGGCTTGGGGATGAGCATTCTGGCAACCAACATTGGCTTTTCGGCAGCGATTACCAATCCTTTCACCATTGGGGTTGCACAACGCATTGCCGAATTACCTCCTTTTTCTGGCGCCGCTTTCCGGGCTATCGTTTTCCTGTCAATGTATGTGATCTTCATCGTCTTTTTGCTTCGCTATGCCAGAAGAATCGAACGCAATCCTCACAGTTCTCTGATTTATCAGGAGGATCAGGGCTTTCGCCAGCGCTTCCAATCCCTTGAGATTAGCCATTTGCGAATGACAGCTCCCCGACTCGGCGTAGCGATGGCTGTTTTTGGTGTTTTTCTGCTCTTGATTTTACTGGTCTTAATGGCTGCGCCGTTTGTGCCGGCTTTGAGTGATTTCAGCCTGCCGTTGGTCGGGTTGCTATTCCTGATTGGGTCTGGCTCAGCGGGTATCAGCAGTGGGGCAGGATGGAAAACCGTTCGCTCTGCTCTGAGCGAGGGAGTGGGTGGCATTGCGCCCGGCATTCCGTTGATCCTGATGGCAGCCAGCGTTAAGTTTATCGTTGCCCAGGGGAAGGTGATGGATACGATTCTCTATCGGGCTTCGCAATCGTTAGGGGCTGTATCCCCTTTTGAAGCTGCCCTTTGGGTATACGGTTTAGCCTTACTGTTGGAGTTCTTCATTGCTTCCGGCTCGGCAAAAGCGTTGCTGGTGATGCCCATCCTCTTGCCGTTGGCAGATTTGCTGGGAGTCACCCGGCAGGTAACGGTAACGGCGTATTGTTTCGGGGATGGCTTCTCGAATCTGGCTTATCCAACCAACCCGGTGCTGCTGATCTGCCTTGGATTGACGGTGGTCAGTTACCCGCGCTGGATTCGCTGGACTGCCGGCTTATGGCTGGGGATTGGGATTGTCTCGGTGGTCTTTCTGGCGATTGCGGTGGCGATTGGCTTAGGTCCTTTTTAG